One Candidatus Cloacimonadota bacterium DNA window includes the following coding sequences:
- a CDS encoding T9SS type A sorting domain-containing protein: MLKKSQINTMLLLLILPVFCFAELIWQDDFETETGWLLSGEFEIEAPQGLGGEHGNPDPQSAYEGEKVLGVDLTGLGDYHGDYENNLADREFYAISPPIDCSVFIDVQLSFMKWLGIEQPAYDHAYIDISNDDGSSWIEIWANDVTISDTNWSLWNFDISDFADLHNFVRLRFSIGSTDGSWLYCGWNIDNMEVSGTMVDFGAIGGIVFDSQTLEPIENAQIMSQFGFTYSDENGDFLLNGVPEGFRSITVVALGYLNLTLDNIEVFADDTTFVNCEMEIDPSIPPEPQNLEAEIYDNNNVHLFWEAPEESEDIFLAYNIYRNDVVIQSVLEEDYYDMALISGIYHYFVAAVYNTGSSLPSNEVEVEITGSGSDDFQLMNDDFRLTNYPNPFSSSTLISFSCHRDTENTEILIYNIKGQCIRELKMKNDKFEMNEVIWDGKDESGKQVSSGIYFYNLNIDGKIKASKKCLLLR; encoded by the coding sequence ATGCTGAAAAAATCACAAATAAATACAATGTTATTGTTGCTTATTCTTCCGGTATTCTGTTTTGCCGAACTCATCTGGCAGGATGATTTTGAGACAGAAACAGGTTGGTTATTAAGCGGAGAATTTGAGATCGAAGCCCCGCAGGGATTAGGTGGAGAACACGGAAACCCAGATCCGCAAAGTGCTTATGAAGGTGAGAAAGTTCTGGGTGTCGATCTGACCGGCTTGGGAGATTATCATGGAGATTACGAGAACAACCTTGCAGACCGCGAATTTTATGCGATTTCTCCTCCCATCGATTGCTCCGTTTTCATTGATGTTCAACTTTCATTTATGAAATGGCTCGGGATAGAACAACCTGCTTATGACCATGCTTATATCGATATCAGCAATGATGACGGTTCGTCCTGGATCGAGATCTGGGCAAATGATGTCACGATCAGCGATACGAATTGGTCACTCTGGAATTTTGATATTTCAGATTTTGCTGATCTTCACAATTTTGTCCGACTTCGCTTTTCTATCGGTTCGACAGACGGTTCCTGGCTGTATTGCGGTTGGAATATCGATAATATGGAAGTCAGCGGCACCATGGTCGATTTTGGTGCGATCGGCGGAATTGTTTTTGATTCTCAGACTCTGGAACCGATCGAAAATGCCCAGATCATGTCTCAATTTGGTTTTACTTATTCTGATGAAAATGGTGACTTCCTTTTGAACGGTGTTCCCGAAGGATTTCGCTCCATTACTGTGGTAGCTCTTGGTTATTTGAATCTGACGCTCGATAATATCGAAGTTTTTGCTGATGATACAACATTTGTAAACTGTGAAATGGAGATCGATCCAAGCATTCCACCTGAACCGCAAAACCTGGAAGCAGAGATTTATGATAATAACAATGTTCATCTTTTCTGGGAAGCTCCGGAAGAATCGGAAGATATTTTTCTCGCTTATAATATTTATCGGAATGATGTTGTGATCCAGAGTGTGCTGGAAGAAGATTATTATGATATGGCTCTTATCTCCGGAATTTATCATTATTTTGTTGCCGCTGTTTATAATACCGGTTCCTCTTTGCCCTCGAATGAAGTTGAAGTCGAAATAACCGGAAGCGGGAGCGATGATTTTCAATTGATGAATGACGATTTTCGGCTGACCAATTATCCTAATCCGTTCAGTTCATCAACCTTGATTTCTTTTTCTTGCCACAGAGACACAGAGAACACAGAGATTTTGATTTATAACATTAAGGGGCAATGCATTCGCGAATTAAAAATGAAAAATGATAAATTTGAAATGAATGAAGTTATCTGGGATGGAAAAGATGAATCCGGAAAGCAGGTTTCTTCTGGAATTTATTTTTATAATTTGAATATCGATGGAAAGATAAAAGCAAGTAAGAAGTGTTTGTTGTTGAGATAA